AGACCTACTTCGACCCCAGCCCCCGCGAAGGCAACCTGAACCGCTCCTACCGCCTCAAAGCCGACCAGCGCCTCCCCGCAGGCCCCATCACCGTCCGCGAAGACGGCCGCATCGTCGGCCAGACCAGCATCCCCGACACCCGCCAGGGCGGCACCATCGACTTCTCCTTAGGCGAAGACCCCGACCTCAGCTACACCCGCACCGTCCAGCAGACCGCCCAGACCAAAGACACCAAAGGCAACATCACCAAAACTACCTACCGCGTCACCTACGCCTTTGAAAGCAGCAAAGACCGCGCCGTCCGCGCCGAAATCACCGAACGCATCGGCGGCCGCATCATCATCATCGACACCAGCGCCCCCGTCAAAAACCAGGGCACCGCGAACCTGCGCGTCGACGTGCCCGCCAAGGGCAAGGTCAGCAAGAGCTTCACGGTCGTGATCGACAACAGCTGAAGCTTCAGCGGGATGTGGGCCTCTCCGGATTTCCTGGGAGGCTCATTTCGTTCGTCGCCCCACCCCCCAGCCCCCTCCGCAAGCGGCTCATACGAGTACCCCAGAGGGGCAGGGGGAGCGGTCGCTGCGCTCGGCAAGAGGCTTTACTGTTGCGGCGCGGTCGGCATAGGCAGTGACGGGTCCGGCCTCGACGCCATCCTGTCGCCCCCGTAAGGCCCGCGCGCTTCGCGCACGACGGCCGGTGGCAGTCGGCGGTCAGTAGGTGGGTGGGACGTTTCGTTCCGCTGATCGACTTTCTTTGTGCCTTGCTCCTCCCCCTTCAGGGGGGAGGCCGGGTGGGGGTGGTTCACAGCCCAGTCGCTCAGAGGATGCCACCCAGGTACTCCAGCACGTTCACCTTCACGGGCATGAAGTACGCGTGCTGCTCCCGCTCGCGGGCGAAGGTCAGGAGGTCACGGGCGAACGTGCGGTTGCAGTCCAGGGTGGGCGTGAACGTGCGGGGGAACACCGCGTGGTTCCGGGCGCGCCAGTAGTTGAAGCTGGCTTCCGTGAGAATGCTCGTCGCGCCCCACCACACGTCCGTGCCGTCCGGCAGGAGGTCCGCCCAGGTGTCCAGCAGGCGCAGGTCGAAGAACGGCTGCGTGAAGAACCCGGCCGCGCCCGCGTCCAGCTTGCGCTCCAGGTAATCCCGCTCGCGGACGAACGACTGCCGGTACGGGTCCAGCCCGGCGTACACCCGCAGGTGCGGCGCGTCGCGGTTCAGGCGGCGGATCAGGTCCACGGCGTCCTGGTCGTACACCTTCGCGCTCATGTCGATCGGGGCGTCCCCGGTCACGACGAGCACCTCACGAATGCCGTGTTCCTCCAGCATGGGCAGGAACGGCAGCGGCTCACGCGGGTTGAAGTCCACGGCGCGCAGGTGCGGAATCGCCGCGAAACCCGGCCGGGCGAAGCCGCACCCCACCCAGGAGCGCAGCGAGTACCGCGTCAGGTCCGGCACGTTCACGGTATCCACGCCGCTCAGCGCGCCTGCGACCTCCGCGATCTCCGCGCGCAGGCCAGAACGGGACCGGGGCACCAGCTCGACAGACACTCGCGTCACTGGCCGCCTCCGGCCGCGGTCGATGGTTGAAGATTGATGGTTGACGGGTTCCGACCATCAACTATCAACTGTCCACTTTCAACACCCGCCGGGTCATACGCGAGGATCGGTCCCAGCCAGCGTTCGGTTTCCTCGATGCTCTGGCCCTTGCGGCGGGCGTAGTCCAGGGTCTGGTCGCGGCCGATGCGGCCCACGGCGAGGTAGCGGGCCTCAGGGTGCGCGAAGTACAGGCCCGACACGGCGGCGGCGGGCGTCATGGCGCACGACTCGGTCAGGCGCAGGCCGACTTCCCCTGCGTTCAGGAGGGTGAACAGCGTGCGTTTCTCGGTGTGGTCGGGCTGCGCGGGGTAGCCGGGCGCGGGGCGGATACCCTGGTACCGTTCGCGGATCAGGTCGTCGTTGCCCAGCGTCTCCTCGGGCGCGTAGCCCCAGTGGCGCACGCGGACGTCCCGGTGGAGTTTCTCCGCGAAGGCCTCGGCCAGCCGGTCTGCGATCGCCTTGACCAGAATGGCGTTGTAATCGTCGTGCTGCGCCTCGAACGCGGCCGCGAGTTCCTCCGCCCCGTGAATCGCCACGGCGAACGCACCGATGTGATCCCCGTCCGGCAGGATGAAGTCCGCCAGTGCCGCGTTCGGCGTGGTCTGGTCGCGCTGCTGCCGCAGGGTGTGGAGGATGGTTGATGGTTGATGGTTGATAGATGACGGGGTCTGGTCGTTTCCATCAACCATCAACCGTTCAATATCAACCACGATGTCGTCTCCGTCGCGCCGGGCGGGCCACAGGCCGATCACGCCGCGCGCGGTCAGCAGATTCTCGTCGATGGCGCGTTGCAGCAGCGCCTGTGCGTCGGCGAACAGTTTGCGGGCTTCCTCGCCGCGCAGGGGGTCGGTGAGGATGTTCGGGTAGATGCCCTTCATCTCCCAGGCGATGAAGAACGGCGTCCAGTCGATGAAGTCCAGCAGCTCCGCGATGGGTTGCTCGATGATCTGACGGCCCGGTTCGCGTGGGGCGGGCGCGGGGGTGGGGGAGACCTGGGGTGCGCGGGCGCGGGCGTCCTCGATAGGAATGAGGCGCACCTGCCGTCCGCCGTGCCGTTCGCGCAGCGCGTCGTACTCCTCGCGGACGCGGTCCTGCACGCCTGCCGGGTCGGCCAGCAGGTCGGCGGTGGTCGTCACGGCGCGACTGGCGTCCAGCACGTGCACCACGGGGCCGGGGTACGCGGGGTCGATCTTCACGGCGGTGTGCGCGCGGCTGGTGGTCGCCCCGCCGATCAGCAGGGGCAGGGTCAGGCCGCGGCGGGTCATCTCGCGGGCCACGGTGACCATCTCGTCCAGGCTGGGGGTGATCAGGCCGCTCAGGCCGATGACGTCCGCGCCGATCCGCTCGGCCTCGTCGAGGATCTTCTCGGTGGGCACCATCACGCCCAGGTCCGTCACCTGATACCCGTTGCAGGCCAGCACCACGCCGACGATGTTCTTGCCGATGTCGTGCACGTCGCCCTTCACGGTTGCCAGCAGCACTTTGCCTTTGCCGCCGGCCTCCTGCTTCTCGGCTTCCATGTACGGCGTGAGGTACGCCACGGCGCGTTTCATCACGCGGGCGGACTTCACGACCTGCGGGAGGAACATCTTCCCGGCCCCGAACAGGTCGCCCACCACGTTCATGCCGTCCATCAGGGGTCCCTCGATGACCTTCAGCGGCGAGCCGAGTTCCTGATACGCCTCCTCGGCATCCACGTCCACGAAGTCCGCGATGCCCTGCACGAGC
This region of Deinococcus sp. JMULE3 genomic DNA includes:
- a CDS encoding methylenetetrahydrofolate reductase — encoded protein: MTRVSVELVPRSRSGLRAEIAEVAGALSGVDTVNVPDLTRYSLRSWVGCGFARPGFAAIPHLRAVDFNPREPLPFLPMLEEHGIREVLVVTGDAPIDMSAKVYDQDAVDLIRRLNRDAPHLRVYAGLDPYRQSFVRERDYLERKLDAGAAGFFTQPFFDLRLLDTWADLLPDGTDVWWGATSILTEASFNYWRARNHAVFPRTFTPTLDCNRTFARDLLTFAREREQHAYFMPVKVNVLEYLGGIL